Proteins encoded together in one Streptomyces rubradiris window:
- a CDS encoding MaoC family dehydratase, with the protein MRYLEDFRTGDIHDLGTVTVTAEEIVEFAKRYDPQPFHTDPAAAELSPFGGLVASGWLTASLFMRRYVDTLLAGSACCGSPGIDELRYHRPVRPGDVLRARLTVLGSRPSLSQPDRGIVQPRCELLDADGAPVFSMILHSIFLRRPSATTA; encoded by the coding sequence TTGCGTTACCTGGAGGACTTCCGGACCGGCGACATCCATGACCTGGGCACGGTCACGGTCACGGCCGAGGAGATCGTCGAGTTCGCGAAACGGTACGACCCTCAGCCGTTCCACACCGATCCGGCCGCAGCCGAACTCTCGCCGTTCGGCGGGCTGGTGGCCAGCGGCTGGCTCACCGCGTCCCTGTTCATGCGGCGCTACGTCGACACCCTGCTCGCCGGCAGCGCCTGCTGCGGCTCCCCCGGCATCGACGAGCTGCGCTACCACCGCCCGGTGCGCCCCGGCGACGTGCTCCGCGCCCGGCTGACGGTGCTCGGCTCGCGGCCGTCCCTCTCCCAGCCCGACCGCGGCATCGTGCAGCCCCGCTGCGAGCTGCTCGACGCGGACGGAGCCCCGGTGTTCAGCATGATCCTGCACAGCATCTTCCTGCGCCGCCCGTCGGCCACCACCGCCTGA
- a CDS encoding class I SAM-dependent methyltransferase, translating into MEAVSYTAQWTAAARALETERPDRIFADPYARTLAGPTGFTLLERYAGAGTVPFLAVRTKYLDTMALEAVAKRSARQVVLVAAGMDTRAWRLAWPEGTVVYELDRPALLEAKSAMLADAALPPGRERRAVAVDLAGDWAAQLPAAGFRPEEPTVWVMEGLLFFLPEEAVRGLLATLLRLSGPDSLLAGDMAGRAALTNPLARGFLTSLAEDGTPWRFGSDEPEEFLAACGWQPLEVRQPGDDGAAFGRWPYPVVARDVPGVPRSFLFSAAPATERPRRTAV; encoded by the coding sequence TTGGAAGCCGTCTCGTACACCGCGCAGTGGACCGCCGCCGCCCGCGCCCTGGAGACCGAGCGCCCGGACCGCATCTTCGCCGACCCCTACGCCCGGACCCTGGCCGGGCCCACCGGGTTCACCCTGCTGGAGCGCTACGCGGGCGCCGGCACCGTACCCTTCCTGGCCGTGCGCACCAAGTACCTCGACACCATGGCCTTGGAGGCGGTGGCGAAGCGGTCCGCCCGGCAGGTGGTCCTGGTGGCCGCGGGCATGGACACGCGGGCCTGGCGTCTGGCCTGGCCCGAGGGGACCGTCGTGTACGAACTCGACCGTCCGGCGCTGCTCGAGGCCAAGTCGGCGATGCTGGCGGACGCGGCGCTGCCGCCGGGCCGCGAGCGCCGCGCGGTCGCCGTGGACCTGGCCGGGGACTGGGCCGCCCAGTTGCCGGCGGCCGGGTTCCGCCCCGAGGAGCCCACCGTCTGGGTGATGGAGGGGCTGCTGTTCTTCCTGCCCGAGGAGGCGGTACGGGGCCTGCTCGCCACCCTGCTCCGGCTGTCCGGCCCGGACAGTCTGCTCGCCGGGGACATGGCCGGCCGGGCCGCCCTCACCAACCCGCTGGCCCGCGGGTTCCTGACCTCGCTGGCCGAGGACGGCACCCCGTGGCGGTTCGGCAGCGACGAGCCCGAGGAATTCCTCGCGGCCTGCGGCTGGCAACCGCTGGAGGTCCGCCAGCCCGGCGACGACGGCGCCGCCTTCGGCCGCTGGCCCTACCCGGTCGTCGCCCGCGACGTCCCCGGCGTCCCGCGGTCCTTCCTGTTCAGCGCCGCCCCCGCCACGGAGCGCCCCCGCCGTACCGCCGTCTGA
- a CDS encoding diiron oxygenase — MSTTPLATDLPDRFVELLDRLGAKSVEDYYNPYRMFSWADELPQDTYWMTPELISAHGTEVEEELGEAGMKRLSRWESINFYSLNVHGIRELIIEVVKRIHMPGFEVPSEFFHHFIGEENEHMWFFAEFCRRYGNGKLYSSPSLQTRADGDPEVENFLVFARILLFEEMVDHYNLRMANDDSLHETIRQVNRIHHHDESRHIAFGRELVSLLWDRLRRTATREQLAGLESYLKRYLVFSLQSFCNPQVYRDAGLADPLGVRSRVLAHPRRKEAELKVIRKPLSFLLKSGIFSDAELPAA; from the coding sequence ATGAGCACCACCCCGTTGGCCACCGATCTGCCGGACCGCTTCGTCGAACTGCTCGACAGGCTCGGCGCGAAGTCCGTGGAGGACTACTACAACCCCTACCGGATGTTCTCATGGGCCGACGAACTTCCGCAGGACACCTACTGGATGACGCCCGAGCTGATCTCGGCCCATGGCACCGAGGTCGAGGAAGAACTCGGGGAGGCGGGCATGAAACGCCTCTCCCGCTGGGAGAGCATCAACTTCTACAGCCTCAACGTGCACGGCATCCGCGAGCTGATCATCGAGGTGGTCAAACGGATCCACATGCCCGGGTTCGAGGTGCCGTCTGAGTTCTTCCACCACTTCATCGGCGAGGAGAACGAGCACATGTGGTTCTTCGCCGAGTTCTGCCGCCGCTACGGGAACGGCAAACTGTACTCCTCGCCCTCGCTCCAGACGCGCGCCGACGGTGACCCGGAGGTGGAGAACTTCCTCGTCTTCGCGCGCATCCTGCTCTTCGAGGAGATGGTCGACCACTACAACCTGCGCATGGCGAACGACGATTCCCTGCACGAGACGATCCGCCAGGTCAACCGCATCCACCACCACGACGAGTCCCGGCACATCGCTTTTGGCCGGGAACTCGTCTCCCTGCTGTGGGACCGGCTGCGCCGCACCGCGACCCGAGAGCAGCTCGCCGGGCTGGAATCCTATCTCAAGCGCTATCTCGTCTTCAGCCTGCAGTCCTTCTGCAATCCGCAGGTCTACCGCGACGCGGGGCTGGCCGACCCGCTCGGCGTCCGCAGCCGTGTCCTGGCCCACCCGCGCCGCAAGGAGGCCGAGCTGAAGGTCATCCGCAAGCCGCTGTCCTTCCTGCTCAAGTCCGGCATCTTCAGCGACGCCGAACTCCCGGCCGCCTGA
- the acpS gene encoding holo-ACP synthase: MPPSDLLPGPGAGGIGEVGIDIVLTARVRAMLAEHGERILARMLTPAELADRPAQDETDPQWIAGRLAAKEAAFKALATSGTALPWLDLEVRSAPGGRPVLRLGPAARAVADRAGVGSVRISISHDGEYAVALAVAVAHPDSPTQEELPHARFGTAGQGLDPQASPSA, translated from the coding sequence TTGCCGCCGAGTGATCTGCTGCCGGGCCCCGGCGCGGGCGGCATCGGCGAGGTCGGCATCGACATCGTCCTCACCGCGCGCGTGCGCGCCATGCTGGCGGAGCACGGCGAGCGGATCCTCGCCCGCATGCTCACACCGGCGGAACTCGCGGACCGTCCCGCGCAGGACGAGACCGACCCGCAGTGGATCGCGGGCCGGCTGGCGGCCAAGGAAGCGGCCTTCAAGGCGCTGGCCACCTCCGGGACGGCCCTGCCCTGGCTCGACCTGGAGGTGCGCAGCGCGCCGGGCGGCCGACCGGTGCTCCGCCTCGGCCCCGCGGCGCGCGCTGTGGCCGACCGCGCCGGCGTCGGCTCCGTGCGCATCAGCATCAGCCACGACGGGGAGTACGCGGTCGCCCTGGCCGTCGCCGTCGCCCACCCCGACTCACCCACTCAAGAGGAGTTGCCCCATGCACGCTTCGGTACAGCAGGTCAAGGATTGGATCCTCAAGCGTCACCCTCAGCGTGA
- a CDS encoding acyl carrier protein, translated as MHASVQQVKDWILKRHPQREDIPADLDLIDNRLIDSLSFVEFVFLIEQLSGRSIPMDAVNVDDFRRLEVIEERFFTPVG; from the coding sequence ATGCACGCTTCGGTACAGCAGGTCAAGGATTGGATCCTCAAGCGTCACCCTCAGCGTGAGGACATACCCGCGGACCTCGACCTCATCGACAACCGGCTCATCGACTCGCTGTCCTTCGTGGAGTTCGTCTTCCTGATCGAACAACTCAGCGGCCGTTCCATCCCCATGGACGCCGTCAACGTGGACGACTTCCGCCGACTGGAGGTCATCGAGGAGCGGTTCTTCACGCCTGTCGGCTGA
- a CDS encoding ATP-grasp domain-containing protein translates to MRTRSEGTAGVLAIVETGLHRFGAVAFHAARELDLDTVFLTRDMELYAHAPAVLEAVRDARAIVFTDTSDPDRVVEELHRLQEGADLRGVFSSTDYSVAVAAAAARALGLPGLDPQAALNARNKRRTRELCAKAGVPVPRWTVALTEREVLSAAREFGLPCIVKPMTEAGSLGVRLCRSEAALLAAFHAIADVPTDFRGQPREPGALVEEYLVGPEVSVESLTWGGETVVLGVTDKMLGPHPYFVELGETFPSLLPPALTEQCAAVARAALEALGHDFGAAHVEVKLTADGPRLIEVNARMGGAQITRLVAESTGLNMPREIIRMHTGGTPDLSFRTSAAAVSRYVTAPAAGRIEALHGVDLARRVPGVIEVEIDAVPGDEARVPTDNVDVVGHLVAKAPTPGEAVRLADTALGQITMAITPPGAP, encoded by the coding sequence ATGCGGACTCGGAGCGAGGGCACGGCTGGTGTGCTCGCGATCGTGGAGACCGGTCTGCACCGCTTCGGTGCCGTGGCCTTCCACGCGGCCCGGGAACTGGACCTGGACACGGTCTTCCTCACCCGGGACATGGAGTTGTACGCACACGCCCCGGCCGTCCTGGAGGCCGTTCGGGACGCTCGCGCGATCGTGTTCACGGACACCTCCGACCCCGACCGGGTGGTGGAGGAGCTGCACCGCCTCCAGGAGGGCGCCGACCTGCGGGGGGTCTTCTCCTCGACCGACTACAGCGTGGCGGTCGCCGCGGCGGCGGCCCGCGCCCTCGGCCTGCCCGGACTCGATCCGCAGGCGGCGCTCAACGCCCGCAACAAGCGCCGTACCCGGGAGCTGTGCGCGAAGGCGGGCGTCCCGGTCCCCCGCTGGACCGTCGCCCTGACCGAGCGGGAGGTGCTGTCCGCCGCCCGGGAGTTCGGCCTGCCCTGCATCGTGAAGCCGATGACCGAGGCCGGCAGCCTGGGCGTCCGGCTGTGCCGTAGCGAGGCAGCGCTGCTGGCCGCCTTCCACGCCATCGCCGATGTGCCGACGGACTTCCGGGGCCAGCCCCGTGAGCCCGGTGCCCTGGTGGAGGAGTACCTGGTCGGCCCCGAGGTCAGCGTCGAGTCGCTCACCTGGGGCGGGGAGACGGTCGTCCTCGGGGTGACCGACAAGATGCTGGGCCCGCACCCGTACTTCGTCGAACTCGGCGAGACCTTCCCCTCGCTGCTGCCGCCCGCCCTGACCGAGCAGTGCGCGGCCGTCGCCCGGGCGGCCCTGGAGGCGCTGGGCCACGACTTCGGGGCGGCGCACGTCGAAGTGAAGCTCACCGCCGACGGGCCACGGCTGATCGAGGTCAACGCGCGGATGGGCGGGGCGCAGATCACCCGGCTGGTGGCGGAGAGCACGGGGTTGAACATGCCGCGCGAGATCATCCGGATGCACACCGGAGGCACCCCCGACCTCTCCTTCCGCACCAGCGCGGCCGCCGTGTCCCGCTACGTCACCGCGCCGGCCGCGGGACGGATCGAAGCGCTGCACGGGGTCGACCTGGCCCGCCGGGTCCCCGGAGTCATCGAGGTCGAGATCGACGCCGTCCCCGGCGACGAGGCCCGCGTCCCCACGGACAACGTCGACGTGGTGGGCCACCTCGTCGCCAAGGCCCCTACCCCGGGCGAAGCGGTGCGCCTGGCCGACACCGCCCTGGGCCAGATCACCATGGCCATCACGCCCCCTGGCGCGCCCTAG
- the cs1 gene encoding clavaminate synthase Cs1 encodes MPASAPASASAPVVRCDDWADTLTALRGTLPTVPRTDLPAFLAAATEAAGHLPDALGAVLDAFREQGNEHGYLLLRGLPYDADELPDTPTGRPSPTRELLAMEAWLALIGCRLGLPTGYRELRGGAIYHDVHPTPGAPALSAGSSKVLLDFHTEMAYHRDQPHHVLLACSRADHENRAATLVGSVRRAVPLLTDADRAELLAHPVPCQVDISFRGDAADPGPLARVPVLYGDPDDPCLGYDRELLVPDTARAKEALAALSGALDEVTEAVHLRPGELLVVDNFRSTHARTAFTPRWDGRDRWLHRMYIRTPDQLTGPARAGEVVGFTPK; translated from the coding sequence CTGCCCGCCTCGGCCCCAGCCTCCGCCTCCGCCCCCGTCGTCCGCTGCGACGACTGGGCCGACACCCTGACCGCGCTGCGCGGCACGCTGCCGACTGTGCCGCGGACCGATCTGCCCGCGTTCCTCGCGGCCGCGACCGAGGCCGCCGGGCACCTTCCTGACGCGCTCGGCGCCGTGCTCGACGCCTTCCGCGAGCAGGGCAACGAGCACGGGTATCTGCTGCTGCGCGGACTGCCGTACGACGCGGACGAACTCCCCGACACCCCGACCGGTCGGCCGTCGCCCACCCGCGAACTGCTCGCGATGGAAGCCTGGCTGGCGCTGATCGGCTGCCGGCTGGGCCTGCCCACCGGCTACCGGGAACTGCGCGGGGGAGCCATCTACCACGATGTGCATCCGACGCCCGGGGCGCCCGCCCTGTCCGCCGGAAGCTCGAAGGTCCTGCTGGACTTCCACACGGAGATGGCCTACCACCGCGACCAGCCGCACCATGTGCTGCTCGCCTGCTCCCGCGCCGACCACGAGAACCGCGCCGCCACGCTCGTCGGATCGGTGCGGCGGGCGGTCCCGCTGCTCACGGATGCCGACCGGGCCGAACTCCTCGCCCACCCTGTCCCCTGCCAGGTCGACATCTCCTTCCGTGGCGACGCCGCCGACCCGGGACCGCTCGCTCGGGTGCCGGTGCTGTACGGCGACCCGGACGACCCTTGCCTGGGGTACGACCGCGAGCTGCTCGTGCCGGACACCGCCCGGGCCAAGGAGGCGCTCGCCGCGCTGTCGGGGGCGCTGGACGAGGTCACCGAGGCGGTGCACCTGCGGCCCGGGGAGCTGCTCGTTGTGGACAACTTCCGCAGCACACATGCGCGGACGGCGTTCACGCCGCGCTGGGACGGGCGGGACAGGTGGCTGCACCGCATGTACATCCGCACGCCGGACCAGCTGACCGGGCCGGCGAGGGCGGGGGAGGTGGTGGGGTTCACGCCCAAGTGA